GTAAATACACAGAAAATCTTAATCTTCTCTATTTCAAATAATTATCCTAACGAATATCACACCATTagtcatttttgtttattttttaaatccagtCTTCACTCCAGACGATATGCCAGAGAATCAATTTAAACATCCTCGCCCTAAACAAATGCTCTTTATTTTCCtgatgtattttttttaacctctATAACAGGATGATCTACGTGTTGGTGAGCTCTTAGAGTGGTCAGAGGAATGATCTGCATGTACGAGATGAAACACTGTGGTTTTAGTGGAGAGGCTGAAACCGGGACCTGCAGGAAGACTGATTATTTACCACAGAGGCGATACAAGATGTCTGCCGTTTCAACAGGATGGACTAACCTAACCTCCACTACCCAGAGCAGACATTACTAAACAAACAACATTTCTCCCTTTttttcccattttttttttttcaaattggGTCATAGCTTTCCTCTCGTTCATAGTTTTAGTCAGTCCACTGAATGCTTTCTGAGAGGAAGACTAACAGCGACAGACATTTGGACCCCCCCATTAGGTCCTTTAAAATGGTTTTTTTTACCCCCATTAGGTCTGATGCTTTAAAATAACCCCCAAGGTCTGATGCTTTAAAATTTTTTTACCCCCACTAGGTCTGATACTTTAAAATTGTTTTTTTACCCCCACCCACCCATTAGGTCTGATGCTTTAAAATTAGGTCTGTTTTTTTACCCCCCACCAGGTCTGATGctttaaaatagttttttttttgatACTTTAAAATAGTTTTTACCCCCCATTAGGTCTGATACTTTAAAatagttttttaaaatctgatacTTTAAAATTTTTTACCCCCATTAGGTCTGATACTTTAAAATAGTTTTTTACCCCCCCATTAGGTCTGATGCTTTAAAATAGTTTTATTtttacccccccccacccctccctacTTTTGACTGTTTACAAATTAGAAGAGATTCTGTTGTGATCAACACCGTCAGTTATATTCAGAGCTGTGTTGCTTATTATCTAATAAATACTGTATTAAGGATGTGAATTATACGCCAAGCttgtgaaaatgtattttgtgttgGGGTTGTCATAATTACATGCTTATTCAATTGTAGGATATTGAAAATACTTGTCTTGCCCAGACACATTTGAAAAGTAGAACTCACCTAAGTAGGTGTGTAAGTCTTATCTTGATCACCTGATGGAAAATGTGTTGCACTGACTGGGACAATCAGTATGGTTGTCTTATATCAAACTATTTGATACATTTAGTTTAGGTTTACTATGCTTTCTGAAAACTTCTACTTTTGTGACCCCTCGTTATACATACTTGCTTTTAAGGGGCGTTTGTTTGTAGTTGCTAATAAGGCTATTTTGATGTGACGCTACAGCAATCCAGAGTAGACATTTCTGAAATGTGTGATCATAACGTTCCTACTGAGGCATATCTGTAACCATTGAACTTGCTATGTACTCAAAAACCAATTCCATCATGTACCCGTTTAGATTTGATTTTACTTTATTGCATtggtttaaaaaatgtttttcaattttggctaccaaaaaaaataTCAATTTATTTATTTGAGAATGTGTCTTCTGCCAAGTTTCACACTCCTATTTTGTGACCATTTCAGGATTTCTAATCAGgtcttgatttgatttgatttccattTGCAGGAATCTGACTACTTTCTAAAAAGATAAAGAATATTTATCCCAATGTCTTCTGTAATTTACTTTTTCTCCAACCGGTAAAGTCATCAGGAAGTAAATTGCTGTTGCTTCACTTCCCACATGTTCATACTAGAGTAGCTAATTTCACCAAGGAAAATGTTTTCTGAGAACACATTCATGGTAGAGGGACAAAGTCTTTAAAGCGGATTTTCCACAGTACAGATTGAATCTAGACCCCAAATAAACCTACCTTCATTACACTGATGTGCACCAGATTGGTTTAATTTCCTGGCTCAATGGACAGAGCTGATCTACCATTATGCTGTACAAACGTGGAGCTCGCGCCTCACAACAGTCCCACGTCATTAGAAGCCACTGTATGAGTCAAATAGTCCTTGCAAACCCATAGTCACTCATTAATCATAATGTAAAGCGGATATCAAGGCACGGCAACACAATCTCTAGTTTAAGAACAATAGGgctttaaaaacttttttttttaagtgctATAAGAGAACACATACAATCATGTCAAACCATCTCTTCTTGAGAGCGGTTAATATTCAATGCTTTATTACTCCCAATTAATTTAAAAAAGGACAGAGTTAGGTTGATGTTGAAGGGGAATGGTATCACCGCGACACCGATCGCTCTGTTGAGACTGCCTTGGTTTCTTGGTAGGCTGAGTATTTTTCCCGGAACTCATGCAGGAAGTTGTATTGCTGAAGGAGGAAAGAGGAAGTTACAGCAACGGAGAATCTGGACAGACAATACATTCGTGGCGCCAgatctgtttctgctctcttgaCAACAATGAATTTATGGCTCAGCAATGGAGCTGGTAAGAgcaaaaacagatctgggaccaggcttctACAATAAGAGATTTTTTTGATAGAAAGATTAGAAGTGTCTCCTCACCTTGACTGTCTGAATGGCCCCACCCCCTCTGTGCTCTCTTAGGATCTCGATGGCTTTGTTGGGAGTCATGGAGACGGACAGTTGAAGCAGCAGACAGGCAGCAACTGTTGAAGACAGAGACACCCGTTCAGAGTCATGTTGTTGAGGCAAAATGATTGACtagcaatttttttttaaataataataataattcgtACTTAGTCCAGAGCGACCCAGACCTCCATAACAACTGGCGAGAGAAGCACAGAATACATTAGTAGTTAAACACTTGTTCGTTTTGCAAAGACAGGAATGTGCTACCGGCACTTTAAAACGACCCCCCCCCCATCTCAAATGTTTTGAGATTGCGCTTAATAGGCTAAAATTAATGCATCAAGTCAAATGATGAACTTGTCAAAAAGCACGATTTTATTGCATGACACCGTCAGTAATCCAAACTAACACTTTCCTACTCACTGGATGACAGTCTTCCGGTTGTCGTGTAGGTTGGCTTGCAGTCCCTCCAGTATCTGGCAGCACTGCTGCAGATCAGGGGTGCCCCCGTCAGGGAAGGGCAGGTGGTGCACCACGAGCCCCTGCTGCCTGTAGGTCTCCAGCAGGCTAGGCACACGGTACTTATGGAGCTCTCCTCTGGTACAGAACACAAACACATCCTGCACCCCCTGGTTCTGCAGCTCCCCTGCGGAACAAGAAGATCTACTGTAGGCATGTGGACCACATGTCCCCCTATTCCCTTATAAAAGAGCACCCATAGGTAATAGGATGCTGTTTGGGACACAATGTCAACAAGCGGATTCAGAACAACACTACAGTCACGTCGGCTTTGACTGCACCGAAAGTCAGAGAGAAGATTttacccccctccttcctcctcctcctcctcctcctctcctcccgctGACAATGATTACCCATGATGACAAAGACATAACAGTTCACAACCCATCCAATCTCACCATAGCCCTCTCAGGCGAATTAGCCTACTAATTAGGACACTTGATTTCACAGAAATAGGTCAACTTACCAACATCTCTCAGTAAATTTCTTCTGATATCTTTGAATTTGCACCCTGGCAAAGGACATATTCCAAGAAACAGAGAACAGTCCACTATGGACAAGGGCAACCTGTCAGGGAGAATGGTTGATCAATGTACTACCAGGTCCGTTAGGCTATGTATAGATACATGGGTCACCTACTTGATCGGTGACATGTGTAACCAGGCCAGTGACATTTGCCCTGAGTCATGTGTCAGTTAGCAACTTGCCAGGAGATCTGGAAAGGTGTCAGATGCTCTTCACAAATTTCCTCTTCATCAGAGGATGAATCAAACTCACTGGTGGTCCTCATTGTTTCTGGCCGAGGCGGGGTTGGAAGGAAGCGATGTCAGTCACACACATTTTTAAACGGCATTAACcgatagctagctagttaatgtaGTCCACTGgcgacacactcacacacacacacacacacacacacacacttcaagtTAACGTTAACTCCTGTAAGATCTCTCATATCTGTGTTAATGTGGAATCGGTGTAAAGACATGAATTGTTAGCTCGCTAAATAATACTTTGATATGAATGATACACAAGCTAACGAGCGTTAGCTGTCTGACCTAGCTATGGAGTTACCATCGTgctaagtttttttttttatagcatCGTGAGAACATTGCCTGAAGTTAATCATAAgctaaacaaataaataaagacTTTCTTACCAAATACACAATGAATTGACGTTTTTTGTAACAAATGTTGACAAGAGAGTTCATGAACGCTTGTCAGCTACGATTTAAAAAAACACCGAGTGTCCAAACCAGCCAATCAGATCCAGGCTCGACTCGGCCACGCCCAAGGGTGCACTCGATTTAAGGCTCGGAGTAGCCCGGCCGGACAAAACCACTCATTCATATGATTTAACGCAGGCTGCTCGTCTGGCGTGGACGCACCCAGGTAGATACGAACTGTATCAGGTATCCGTCGGTGCATCCCTTGCACAAATGCACCTGCTTTCAAAGGTTCAGGGCGCCGCCACGAGTGCAGTGTCAATGAATGAAATGTCCGTTTTTGCTCAAATAAGTGGATTTGGATGGAGAACATTTCACTTGATGAGATATTTCTTGATGATCTGAATGGCGGTGGCAAATAACGGTAAGATAACATTTATAGTTTCATCAAATTGTTGGTAGAATTTCATTTGAAGATGTTTCATCATTTAATATGGGTAGGTTGACTTGATTTTAGACTACATAATTATTATAACTTTTAGATGTAACTGTTATTTTTAAAGAACAAATGGGATATATTGTAATTTCATATTAATCAGATTTCACTTTTCTTTCCAATATACTATTCTAATATATTAAAATAGAATAGAGAATATAATTACTTATCAACTTATCAATCATCTGAAGACTTGTAGGAATTAACTGCTGTATGGGCTGTCTTTATGTTTTAATACTGTATCTGATCTGTCCTTCTGCTGTTAGGCTTAGAAGGAGGTAGTTTGGCCTCTGTCTTTCGCCCCTGCAGTGTAGAGCTGTTTGGCAGGTTAGTCACTTCCCCCTCACCAGGGGAATTGCTGGCAGGGGCAGTTCTAGCTTGGATACTATAAACAGACACTGTCAGACCACTGACTATAGTACAATAAGTATACTACATTTATGATTTGGTGCATGTTTCCTTGAAAAATATTTATCAAGACAAGACAGCCGGACATAGACATAACATTCAGTCAGGTTGTCAGGACTAACAACTTGTTAATGTTTCACTTCGTATTTTATAAGGAAATACAAAACTTTTGATCTATGTTTTATTGGGTCAGTCAGTGACTGGCAATTTGAGTGGTACACTCATTCTATAGATGATATTTCTATGGTTAGGAAGAGGTTACCATGActacagagagaaaggaggttaAATGCCGGGTCTTTGTCACTATTGTCTGCCTTCCTGATATCCAATCTGGTTTGGAGGATAGGAAAGATTCCTTCCCAGAGGAATTATGGAGCTCTGCTCTCTGTGCTAACCTGTGATCTGAGAGGTAAAGCCATGGCTAAGAGGTGTAAAACCTCTGATATTTATTACGGGTGTGAATAGGCAAAGACATGGAGATTGTACTCCGGGTAGAGAGACTGTTCCTCAGTTTACTGATCTTTAATCTTCATGGTAGGTTTAACATAACGTTCAGGCTTTCATTAAGCTGCAGTTGTCCAATGTTGTGTGTCCATACACGTTGGTCTGAAAGTTAAACAATTAAATAGAATCAATACAATGGTTTGACATCTTAGAATAAGGCACATATTATTTAGCCTATAGCAAGCACTAGAGCTAAACAATTATCCTCTGCTaggatcagacagacagacagacagacagacagacagacagacagacagacagacagacagacagacagacagacagacagacagacagacagacctttgcagtataactgcagtaattttgcagtataactgcagtaattttacagtataactgcagtaattgtacagtataactgcagtaatTGTACAGTATTACTGCAGTACttttgcagtataactgcagtaattttacagtataactgcagtaattgtacagtataactgcagtaatTGTACAGTATTACTGCAGTACTTTTACAGTATAACTGTAGTAATTttacagtataactgcagtaatTCTGCAATTACTgtgtccaaaataccacagttaCTGCACTTTCAAAAATGTCAATCTTGTTTTTTTGTTAAGGGCTGCTGAACTTAGGGATGAGTGAACACATCTGCTGAGCTGACAGAGGGGTTGTGTTTATAAATGTTTGCTCTTCTTCCCGCAGAGGTTATGAAGCCTCAGGAGGGAGAGCTAGTCAGTGAGATCTCCAAGGTAAACCTGTTTACTCCCTGATTATCCTCTCTCACATATTTAACTACCTCGGTGTATTCCCCATGTTTAAaattccaaatagcaccctattcactatatagtgcactacttttgaccagggcccttatagggactagtgcactatattggtaatagggagccatttgggatacTAACTTCCCTGTTACATTATAGACCCTCTCTGATGTAGCTGCCTCTGatcgtttgttgttgttgttgttgttgttgttgttgttgttatctaATTGAATGTGGCTCTTTATGTTGACAGGCTGTGGAAATACTTTTCCTTTCTGAGGACAATGGCCACCTACACACCCAGGTTGTACAACTGATGTGTAACGCATTTGACACAAATGGCTGTAATATAACTGGAtatatgttttttgttgttgtgaaacAATAGAAAGAGTTTTGTCTGCACAATtatgtcttcttttttttttttttttactcaaccACTCTTGTAGTGTCTCCACAACCCTTGTGTGATTACTTGTGTGCAGTAAAACTCTCCGTTTGTGTCACAACGATTGTGCCAAATGTGTTGTAAAAATCAGTTGTACAACTTGAGTGTGTACAGGGCCAATAAAGTATGCATTGGAGTTGATACGATGATTATGATTGTGCAATGGAGAGTTTGTCTGTTACACAAATGTTTACACAACCGTTGTGTAGCCCACCGTCTCTCTTTTATTTATACAGAacgaaaaaaaatataaaatgcaacatgcaagaatttcaaagattttactgagttacagacAAGTCATAgagggaaatcagtcaattgaaatacattaattaggccttaatctaaggaatttcacatgactgggaatacagatgtgcatTTGTTGGTCACAACAACGTTGGAGGCAGTAAAGAGCGgttagtagttagagcgttggactagtaatcgaaaggttgcaagttcgaatccccgagctgacaaggtacaaatctgtcgttctgcccctgaacaggcagttaacccactgttcctaggccatcactgaaaataataatttattcttaactgacttgcctggttaaataaaggtaaaataaataaaaaaaataaagaaattaacattcattcaacatgggctcccgagtggcgcagcggtctaaggcactgcatctcagcgcaagAGGTGTCACGatagtacctggttcgaatccaggctgtatcacatccggctgtgatttggagtcccgtagggcggcgcacaattggcccagcgtcttccaggtttgccgtcattgtaaattaaaatgtgtttttaactgactaCTTAAATAAATCaactctctggcaacagctctggtggacgttcctgcagtcagcgcactccctcaaaactgtggcgttgtgtgacaaaactgcacgttTTTTTAGAGTTTCCGTTTtgttgtcccccagcacaaggtgcacctgtgtaatgatcacactgtttaatcagcttcttgatatgccacacctgtcaggtggatggatgatcttggcaaaggagaaatgctcactaacagggatgtaaacaaaattgTGCCCAAACATTGAGAGAAATAAAATGTTTGTgcagtatggaacatttctgggatctttcatttcagctcatgaaacatgggaccaacactttacatgttgcatttatatttttgttcagtataatgtTATTTTGCCTTTAATTAACCAAGACAAAACAGGTTTCAATCCGATCGCGCATAACCATAACCGACAACGTGGCTTTTCAAGGCTATGTTCCCTCGTGCGTAGAGACTGTATTCACGGTAAACACTGTAGGTGTCGTCTCAATTAGAAATTAGCCTACATTTAAAAGCCGCGTTGTCGCAAACTCACAATCGGATTGAATCCTGGCCGAAGTAATTGAGAACACATACTCTGTGCCTATAACAATCTGACACTATCTACAACACATACTCTGTATCTATAACAATCTGACACTATCTGTAACACATACTCTGTATCTATAACAATCTGACACTATCTGTAACACATACTCTGTGCCTATAACAATCTGACACTATCTATAACACATACTCTGTGCCTATAACAATCTGACACTATCTATAACACATACTCTGTGCCTATAACAATCTGACACTATCTACAACACATACTCTGTACCTATAACAATCTGACACTATCTACAACACATACTCTGTACCTATAACAATCTGACACTATCTATAACACATACTCTGTGCCTATAACAATCTGACACTATCTATAACACATACTCTGTACCTATAACAATCTGACACTATCTGTAACACATACTCTGTACCTATAACAATCTGACACTATCTGTAACACATACTCTGTATCTATaacaatccctccatccatccatccatccatccatccatccatccatctgtgcCTATAACAATCATGTATCCATACTCTGTATCTATAACAt
This genomic stretch from Oncorhynchus keta strain PuntledgeMale-10-30-2019 chromosome 29, Oket_V2, whole genome shotgun sequence harbors:
- the cdkn3 gene encoding cyclin-dependent kinase inhibitor 3 isoform X2, which encodes MSLAWLHMSPIKLPLSIVDCSLFLGICPLPGCKFKDIRRNLLRDVGELQNQGVQDVFVFCTRGELHKYRVPSLLETYRQQGLVVHHLPFPDGGTPDLQQCCQILEGLQANLHDNRKTVIHCYGGLGRSGLIAACLLLQLSVSMTPNKAIEILREHRGGGAIQTVKQYNFLHEFREKYSAYQETKAVSTERSVSR
- the cdkn3 gene encoding cyclin-dependent kinase inhibitor 3 isoform X1, with product MRTTSEFDSSSDEEEICEEHLTPFQISWLPLSIVDCSLFLGICPLPGCKFKDIRRNLLRDVGELQNQGVQDVFVFCTRGELHKYRVPSLLETYRQQGLVVHHLPFPDGGTPDLQQCCQILEGLQANLHDNRKTVIHCYGGLGRSGLIAACLLLQLSVSMTPNKAIEILREHRGGGAIQTVKQYNFLHEFREKYSAYQETKAVSTERSVSR